Proteins co-encoded in one Papaver somniferum cultivar HN1 chromosome 5, ASM357369v1, whole genome shotgun sequence genomic window:
- the LOC113279331 gene encoding uncharacterized protein LOC113279331, whose amino-acid sequence MTFDAEDIEEDMEDHNDPLVLTLPVAGCNIKKILIDGGSSVNVLFRDTFKRMELNDEQLMSSYYTIYGFNGAPTKTLGDIVLQVDAEPMKVDTRFSVVDAPSPYNVIIGRRWMHKLKGVEAAYHQYLRFPTPEGVMEIKGDQVTAR is encoded by the coding sequence ATGACCTTCGATGCAGAAGACATCgaggaagatatggaagatcacaaCGACCCCTTGGTCCTTACCTTACCAGTGGCAGGGTGCAATATCAAGAAGATACTCATTGATGGAGGAAGTTCAGTTAACGTTTTATTCCGCGACACATTCAAGCGAATGGAGCTTAACGATGAACAACTGATGTCTTCGTATTATACCATCTACGGATTTAATGGGGCACCTACAAAGACATTAGGAGACATTGTTTTGCAAGTGGACGCAGAACCAATGAAAGTTGATACTCGATTCAGTGTAGTGGACGCTCCTTCCCCCTATAACGTCATCATTGGCCGAAGATGGATGCACAAGCTCAAGGGAGTGGAAGCGGCCTATCATCAGTACCTTAGATTTCCAACacccgaaggggtaatggaaataAAGGGAGATCAGGTCACCGCTCGGTAA